A single Lolium perenne isolate Kyuss_39 chromosome 6, Kyuss_2.0, whole genome shotgun sequence DNA region contains:
- the LOC127305455 gene encoding wall-associated receptor kinase 2, which produces MAIAPVVHLLLLLLLPLAEVSAQEQQKPPPPPQVVRPGCREKCGNITVPYPFGIGDGCYRDDGKGGFQLKCDDSHATPWLTAVGYDIRITNLSIATGEVQAKLKATRYCYDNKGVSVNQSRDGATVLSSSHYLFSATRNRLVALGCPSHGYFVDPTGYYVSGCMSICRPLQYAMPGSCTGVACCQSAIPSAVGYFEPYLLDVQKKDGDPILYTTTTTCRYVFLVDTEWLSTRYNNVDKHLNRTDNLTVPIILDWAVRNVDNCSTARLNKTDYACRSVASHCVKSINGAGYQCNCSKGYEGNPYLEDGCRDIDECERIEKQEEPCYGVCTNTPGSYTCQCPPGTNGNATWKNGCRPKDSFTFALKLVTGASVGVFLPVFMCFWLYLGIQKRKFIRAKHKFFELNGGVFLQQQMSSYNGTGNCAGGFKIFSKEDLEKATNHFASDCVLGRGGHGIVYKGVLEDNTVVAIKKSKMIEEALTKEFAMEMFILSQINHKNVVKLLGCCLEVEVPILVYEYVSNGTLYHYIHGSKGIDSGASFETCLRIAVESAEALAYMHSSASPPILHGDVKTANILLDDKLTAKVSDFGASKLAPTDEAKMATLVQGTCGYLDPEYLMTCRLTEKSDVYSFGVVLLELLTKKKALYFDGPEEDRSLVLCFMMAVQVGQHQELLDSQVRNEMRIETLEVITHLIMRCLNMCGQERPTMKEVAERLEMLRRYQLHPWDQADANTDETQSLLDMEQRNVEYRFTQDCVLDFDGGSTYSFSS; this is translated from the exons ATGGCGATCGCACCTGTGGTGCACCTCTTGCTGCTGTTACTACTGCCACTGGCAGAAGTCTCGGCCCAAGAGCAACAGAAGCCGCCACCACCTCCGCAGGTCGTGCGGCCGGGCTGCCGCGAAAAGTGCGGCAACATCACAGTCCCCTACCCCTTTGGCATCGGCGACGGTTGCTACCGTGATGATGGCAAAGGTGGCTTCCAGCTCAAGTGCGACGACTCCCATGCCACCCCGTGGCTCACCGCGGTTGGCTATGACATCCGGATCACGAACCTGTCCATCGCCACCGGCGAGGTTCAGGCAAAGCTCAAAGCGACGCGCTACTGCTACGACAACAAAGGTGTCAGCGTCAACCAGAGCCGTGATGGGGCTACTGTGCTCTCCAGCAGCCACTACCTCTTCTCCGCAACAAGGAACCGCCTCGTCGCGCTCGGCTGCCCCAGCCACGGCTACTTCGTCGACCCCACCGGCTACTACGTCAGTGGCTGCATGTCCATATGCAGGCCGTTGCAGTACGCCATGCCAGGGTCATGCACGGGCGTCGCCTGCTGCCAGAGCGCCATACCCAGCGCTGTTGGGTACTTCGAGCCATACCTGCTCGACGTGCAAAAGAAGGACGGAGACCCAATCTTGTATACAACCACCACGACCTGCCGCTACGTGTTCCTGGTGGATACCGAGTGGTTGAGTACCAGGTACAACAACGTCGACAAGCACCTCAACCGGACCGACAACCTTACCGTGCCCATCATCCTCGACTGGGCGGTCCGGAACGTCGACAACTGCAGCACCGCCAGGCTCAACAAAACTGACTACGCGTGCCGGAGCGTGGCCAGCCATTGCGTCAAATCCATAAACGGCGCTGGGTACCAGTGCAACTGCTCCAAAGGGTATGAGGGCAACCCCTATCTAGAAGACGGATGTAGAG ACATCGACGAGTGCGAACGcatagaaaagcaagaggaacCATGCTACGGTGTCTGCacaaatactccgggaagctacaCTTGCCAATGTCCTCCTGGGACTAATGGAAATGCCACCTGGAAGAATGGTTGCCGGCCAAAGGACAGTTTCACCTTCGCACTGAAACTAGTTACAG GAGCCAGTGTTGGAGTGTTCTTGCCAGTGTTCATGTGCTTCTGGCTCTACCTGGGGATCCAGAAGAGGAAGTTTATCAGGGCAAAGCACAAGTTCTTCGAACTAAATGGAGGCGTCTTCCTGCAGCAGCAGATGAGCTCCTACAATGGCACAGGCAACTGCGCCGGTGGGTTCAAGATCTTTTCTAAGGAAGACCTCGAGAAGGCTACCAACCACTTTGCTTCTGACTGTGTTCTTGGTCGCGGCGGGCACGGCATTGTCTACAAGGGTGTCCTTGAGGACAATACAGTGGTGGCAATCAAGAAGTCAAAGATGATAGAGGAAGCCCTGACCAAGGAATTCGCGATGGAGATGTTCATCCTCTCCCAGATCAACCACAAAAATGTCGTCAAGCTGCTCGGATGCTGCCTTGAAGTAGAAGTGCCCATATTGGTCTATGAGTATGTCTCAAACGGTACCCTATACCACTACATCCATGGCAGTAAGGGCATCGACTCTGGCGCATCCTTTGAAACCTGTCTTCGGATAGCAGTGGAGTCAGCCGAGGCACTAGCATACATGCATTCTTCGGCCTCACCTCCTATTCTCCATGGAGACGTCAAGACGGCAAACATTTTGTTGGACGACAAGCTCACAGCTAAAGTTTCAGATTTCGGAGCATCAAAACTGGCACCAACTGATGAGGCCAAGATGGCGACATTGGTGCAGGGAACATGTGGTTACCTTGATCCAGAATACCTAATGACATGCCGGCTGACTGAGAAGAGTGATGTGTACAGCTTTGGTGTCGTCCTGTTGGAGCTTCTGACAAAGAAGAAGGCACTGTACTTCGACGGGCCAGAGGAAGATAGAAGCCTTGTTTTATGCTTCATGATGGCAGTTCAGGTAGGCCAGCACCAAGAGCTTCTGGACAGCCAAGTGAGGAATGAGATGAGAATTGAAACGCTCGAAGTGATCACGCACCTCATCATGAGATGCTTGAACATGTGTGGACAGGAAAGGCCGACAATGAAGGAGGTTGCAGAGAGGCTAGAGATGCTGAGGAGATACCAGCTACACCCGTGGGATCAAGCAGATGCCAACACGGATGAGACACAGAGCTTGCTCGACATGGAACAACGGAATGTGGAATACAGGTTCACACAGGATTGCGTCCTTGATTTTGATGGAGGCAGTACATACAGCTTTAGCTCATAG